One Qiania dongpingensis genomic window carries:
- the radA gene encoding DNA repair protein RadA yields the protein MAKARATVFFCKECGYESAKWMGQCPGCREWNTFVEAPTAKKASPARGLGAGSAGTGAAMERRPQKLSEIQSAMEARMSTGMEELDRVLGGGLVGGSLILVGGDPGIGKSTLLLQVCRNLAESGHKILYISGEESLSQIKLRADRLGTFSGELSFLCETSLELISDVIIEERPEAVVIDSIQTMYREDAGTAPGSVGQVRESTNTLLQLAKGNDITIFIVGHVTKEGTVAGPRMLEHMVDTVLYFEGERNASYRILRGVKNRFGSTNEIGVFEMRGDGLAEVPNPSEYMLSGKPVGASGSVTACSMEGTRPVLLEIQALVCRTNFGMPRRTAAGTDYNRVNLLIAVLEKRAGLRLSDCDAYVNIAGGLKVNEPSLDLGIVMALASSHRDIPVDDSMMVFGEVGLSGEVRAVSMVEKRVQEAAKLGFTSCVLPRVCLGRIQEPPAGLKLIGVGNVQEAIDLIAR from the coding sequence ATGGCAAAAGCGAGAGCAACGGTATTTTTCTGTAAGGAATGTGGATATGAATCCGCTAAATGGATGGGCCAGTGTCCTGGGTGCCGGGAATGGAACACCTTTGTGGAAGCGCCTACTGCGAAGAAGGCGTCCCCGGCGAGAGGCCTGGGAGCCGGATCCGCGGGTACAGGCGCCGCCATGGAAAGGCGTCCCCAGAAGCTGTCGGAGATCCAGTCGGCCATGGAGGCAAGGATGAGCACGGGCATGGAGGAGCTGGACCGCGTTCTGGGAGGGGGGCTTGTAGGAGGTTCCCTGATTCTGGTGGGAGGAGATCCGGGCATCGGAAAGTCGACCCTCCTTCTCCAGGTATGCCGGAACCTGGCGGAATCAGGGCATAAGATCCTTTACATTTCCGGAGAAGAATCTCTCAGCCAGATCAAGCTCAGGGCTGACAGGCTGGGGACCTTCAGCGGAGAGCTGTCTTTTTTGTGCGAGACCAGCCTGGAGCTGATCTCGGATGTGATTATTGAGGAAAGGCCGGAGGCGGTGGTCATCGACTCTATTCAGACCATGTACCGGGAGGATGCCGGCACCGCGCCGGGCAGCGTGGGGCAGGTCCGGGAATCCACGAATACGCTGCTCCAGCTGGCAAAGGGGAACGACATCACGATCTTCATCGTGGGACATGTTACCAAAGAAGGGACTGTGGCAGGGCCCAGGATGCTGGAGCATATGGTGGATACGGTCCTTTATTTCGAAGGAGAGAGGAACGCTTCTTACCGGATTCTGCGTGGAGTGAAGAACCGGTTTGGATCCACCAATGAGATCGGAGTATTTGAGATGCGGGGAGACGGGCTTGCGGAGGTCCCGAATCCTTCCGAATATATGCTGAGCGGAAAACCGGTGGGGGCATCGGGATCTGTGACGGCCTGCTCCATGGAGGGGACAAGGCCTGTGCTTTTGGAGATCCAGGCTCTCGTCTGCCGCACGAATTTCGGTATGCCCAGAAGGACGGCGGCCGGGACAGATTATAACCGTGTCAATCTGCTGATCGCTGTTTTGGAAAAACGTGCAGGGCTTCGCCTTTCCGACTGTGACGCCTACGTGAATATAGCCGGAGGCCTTAAAGTCAATGAGCCTTCTTTGGACCTGGGGATCGTCATGGCGCTGGCTTCCAGCCACCGGGACATTCCGGTGGACGACAGCATGATGGTTTTCGGTGAGGTGGGCCTCTCCGGTGAAGTGCGCGCGGTCAGTATGGTAGAAAAAAGGGTACAGGAGGCGGCTAAGCTGGGCTTTACCTCCTGTGTCCTTCCCAGAGTGTGTCTGGGGCGGATCCAGGAGCCGCCCGCGGGCCTTAAGCTAATCGGAGTCGGCAATGTCCAGGAGGCCATTGACCTGATCGCCCGCTGA
- a CDS encoding manganese efflux pump: MTAIILEIIVLAAALSVDTFAASFAYGMGRIRIPAASIGILAAISSLTLAAALLAGNLLSGLLPQSLTNDISFLILFILGIIKLFDKSCKKQAEQANKDKDNILSPAEAVPLGAALSIDSVAAGIGAGVSPAHIIAAILATFLMGIAAILGGSFLGRAVSRHSEANLCWISGVLLIVLAFMKLF, from the coding sequence ATGACAGCGATCATTTTAGAGATAATTGTACTGGCTGCCGCGCTCTCCGTTGACACCTTTGCCGCCAGCTTCGCCTATGGGATGGGCCGCATCCGGATACCCGCGGCCTCCATCGGCATCCTTGCCGCCATATCCAGTCTCACCCTGGCCGCAGCGCTGCTGGCAGGAAACCTTCTGAGCGGGCTTCTTCCTCAAAGTCTGACCAATGACATCAGCTTCTTAATCCTGTTTATTCTCGGGATAATCAAATTATTCGATAAATCTTGTAAAAAACAAGCCGAACAGGCTAATAAGGACAAAGACAATATACTTTCGCCGGCAGAAGCGGTCCCTCTGGGCGCCGCCCTTTCCATTGACAGCGTGGCGGCCGGTATCGGAGCCGGCGTATCGCCGGCCCATATCATCGCAGCCATACTCGCGACGTTTCTCATGGGCATAGCAGCCATACTGGGAGGAAGCTTCCTGGGGCGCGCCGTTTCCCGCCATTCCGAAGCAAATCTTTGCTGGATCAGCGGAGTCCTGCTCATAGTCCTGGCTTTCATGAAACTATTCTGA
- a CDS encoding Cof-type HAD-IIB family hydrolase encodes MKECRCIALDLDGTLLAGDGTLSKESREALTAAIEAGVHVVVASGRAYSTLPGAVLSIPGIEYAITSNGAAVYRVPTSECICVHKLRREAVEAVLSLVGEAVEEPLYEAFVDGTAYAPAEYVADPEAFGADERAAAYVRATRKPCRDMLDFLYSHLEELDSLDLIVNDQQEKRRIWALLEKYVPNVYITASVPRFLEISDEASGKASALAFVLERLGLGPEQAAAFGNADNDADMLAYAGLGVAVENATEACRAAADRIGASNDEDGAAREIRRILAEAARGL; translated from the coding sequence ATGAAAGAATGCCGATGTATCGCACTGGATCTGGACGGAACCCTTTTGGCGGGGGACGGAACCCTTTCCAAAGAGAGCAGAGAGGCCCTCACGGCGGCCATAGAAGCGGGCGTGCATGTGGTGGTGGCCAGCGGAAGGGCCTATTCCACACTTCCGGGAGCAGTACTGTCCATTCCCGGTATTGAATATGCGATCACCTCCAATGGGGCGGCTGTCTACCGGGTACCCACATCGGAGTGTATCTGCGTACATAAGCTCCGCCGGGAGGCTGTGGAGGCCGTCCTGTCCCTGGTGGGGGAGGCTGTGGAAGAGCCTTTGTATGAGGCATTTGTAGATGGGACAGCTTATGCTCCGGCAGAATACGTGGCGGACCCTGAGGCCTTTGGCGCCGATGAAAGAGCGGCGGCATACGTGAGAGCGACCAGGAAGCCCTGCCGGGACATGCTTGATTTTCTATATAGCCATCTGGAGGAGCTGGACAGCCTGGACCTGATCGTCAATGACCAGCAGGAAAAACGGCGGATATGGGCTCTTCTGGAAAAATATGTGCCGAATGTGTATATAACGGCATCTGTGCCGAGATTTTTGGAAATATCCGACGAGGCTTCCGGAAAAGCCTCTGCTTTGGCCTTTGTCCTGGAACGGCTGGGACTCGGACCGGAACAGGCGGCGGCATTCGGGAACGCCGATAATGATGCGGACATGCTGGCTTATGCCGGGCTGGGGGTCGCGGTGGAAAACGCCACGGAGGCATGCCGGGCGGCGGCAGACCGGATAGGGGCATCCAATGACGAGGACGGTGCGGCCAGGGAGATAAGAAGGATATTAGCGGAAGCGGCCAGAGGACTGTGA